One stretch of Chroogloeocystis siderophila 5.2 s.c.1 DNA includes these proteins:
- a CDS encoding IS1 family transposase, which produces MRDDVYRGYLPDVKQQIADMAVNGSGIRDTARVLKISPTTVIEALKKDRPIERKHLTLPTRIKRLARKTICLSKSIWLHDVVIGLIHQSL; this is translated from the coding sequence ATGCGAGACGATGTTTATCGCGGCTACTTGCCAGATGTTAAACAGCAGATTGCAGACATGGCTGTTAACGGCAGTGGTATCCGAGATACTGCCCGTGTGCTGAAGATTAGTCCCACAACTGTGATTGAAGCATTAAAAAAAGATCGTCCCATCGAACGCAAACATCTCACCTTGCCAACTCGGATTAAGCGGTTAGCTCGAAAAACGATTTGCTTGTCCAAGTCCATTTGGTTACATGATGTGGTCATTGGTCTAATTCATCAATCGCTATGA
- a CDS encoding 2-phosphosulfolactate phosphatase has protein sequence MANNNGAIIFPSQWKNRSALDYALSVNAQLASHERIANGYSLSPFSLVNVFANTRLVLPSPNGATFTLAVQQQAQVLTGCLRNCEAVANFAQKHGKGISVIPAGKRWNDGSLRIAVEDMMSAGAIVNYLQGRFSAEVKATLAVFRV, from the coding sequence ATTGCAAATAATAATGGTGCGATAATATTTCCATCTCAATGGAAAAACCGTTCAGCATTAGATTATGCATTATCTGTAAATGCACAACTAGCTAGTCATGAGCGGATCGCCAATGGTTACTCACTATCACCTTTCTCGTTAGTGAATGTTTTTGCAAATACTCGACTTGTTTTGCCCTCGCCGAATGGTGCTACTTTCACTTTAGCTGTGCAACAGCAAGCACAAGTTTTAACAGGTTGTTTGAGGAACTGTGAAGCTGTAGCAAACTTCGCTCAGAAACATGGAAAGGGAATTTCTGTTATTCCCGCTGGCAAAAGATGGAATGATGGAAGTTTACGAATAGCTGTAGAAGATATGATGAGTGCTGGTGCAATTGTTAACTACCTGCAAGGAAGATTTTCCGCTGAAGTCAAAGCCACTTTAGCAGTTTTCAGAGTATAA